One region of Bosea sp. 29B genomic DNA includes:
- the ilvC gene encoding ketol-acid reductoisomerase produces the protein MRVYYDRDADINLIKGKKVCIVGYGSQGHAHALNLRDSGVKDVIIALKAGSATRKKAEEAGFKVMTPSEAAKVSDIMMMLTPDELQGDIYRDELHANMKEGAALLFAHGLNVHFNLIEPRKDLDVLMVAPKGPGHTVRSEYQRGGGVPTLIAIHQDATGNAHDLGLSYASANGGGRAGIIETTFKEECETDLFGEQVVLCGGLVELIKAGYETLTEAGYAPEMAYFECLHEVKLIVDLIYEGGIANMNYSISNTAEYGEYVTGPRIITAETKAEMKRVLTDIQSGKFTRDWMLENKVNQTSFKATRARYAAHPIEEVGAKLRDMMPWIKAKALVDKTKN, from the coding sequence ATGCGCGTTTATTACGATCGCGACGCCGACATCAACCTGATCAAGGGCAAGAAGGTCTGCATCGTCGGCTACGGCTCGCAGGGCCATGCCCATGCGCTCAACCTGCGCGATTCCGGCGTCAAGGACGTCATCATCGCCCTGAAGGCCGGCTCGGCCACCCGCAAGAAGGCTGAAGAGGCCGGCTTCAAGGTCATGACCCCGTCCGAGGCCGCCAAGGTCTCCGACATCATGATGATGCTGACCCCCGACGAACTGCAGGGCGACATCTACCGCGACGAGCTGCACGCCAACATGAAGGAAGGCGCCGCCCTTCTGTTCGCGCACGGCCTCAACGTCCATTTCAACCTGATCGAGCCGCGCAAGGACCTCGACGTGCTGATGGTCGCGCCGAAGGGCCCGGGCCACACCGTCCGCTCCGAGTATCAGCGCGGCGGCGGCGTGCCGACCCTGATCGCGATCCACCAGGACGCGACCGGCAACGCCCATGACCTCGGCCTGTCCTACGCCTCGGCCAATGGCGGCGGCCGCGCCGGCATCATCGAGACGACCTTCAAGGAAGAGTGCGAGACCGATCTGTTCGGCGAGCAGGTCGTGCTCTGCGGCGGCCTGGTCGAGCTGATCAAGGCCGGCTACGAGACGCTGACCGAGGCCGGCTACGCTCCCGAGATGGCCTATTTCGAGTGCCTCCATGAAGTGAAGCTGATCGTCGACCTCATCTATGAGGGCGGCATCGCCAACATGAACTACTCGATCTCGAACACGGCCGAGTATGGCGAGTACGTCACCGGCCCGCGCATCATCACCGCCGAGACCAAGGCCGAGATGAAGCGCGTGCTCACCGACATCCAGTCGGGCAAGTTCACCCGCGACTGGATGCTGGAAAACAAGGTCAACCAGACCTCGTTCAAGGCGACCCGCGCCCGCTATGCCGCCCATCCGATCGAGGAAGTCGGCGCCAAGCTGCGCGACATGATGCCCTGGATCAAGGCGAAGGCCCTGGTCGACAAGACCAAGAACTGA
- a CDS encoding TetR/AcrR family transcriptional regulator C-terminal domain-containing protein: MSDTATHSQGEALSERQQAVLDAVLALMVEQGDQLTMTAVARRASCSKETLYKWFGDRDGLLTATVQWQASKVRADNYDRQALDAATLRKSLRDFAENWLTVITSQTSIALNRAAIGHAASGKSNLGGIVLANGRFAIGERLKPVLEAGRAAGLLDFDDAETAFRTFFGLVGRDVQIRLLLGDALAAGKAEIQHDAARATDQFLALHGRPKTAPKA, encoded by the coding sequence ATGAGCGACACCGCAACCCATAGCCAAGGCGAAGCGCTGAGCGAGCGGCAGCAGGCCGTGCTCGACGCCGTGCTGGCACTGATGGTGGAGCAGGGCGATCAGCTTACGATGACGGCCGTCGCCCGGCGGGCGAGCTGCTCGAAGGAGACGCTGTATAAATGGTTCGGTGATCGCGACGGCCTTTTGACCGCGACGGTCCAGTGGCAGGCGTCCAAGGTCCGGGCTGACAATTACGACCGCCAGGCGCTCGATGCGGCGACGCTGCGCAAGAGCCTGCGGGATTTCGCCGAGAACTGGCTCACCGTGATCACGAGCCAGACCTCGATCGCGCTCAATCGCGCTGCCATCGGCCATGCAGCCTCGGGCAAGAGCAATCTCGGCGGCATCGTGCTGGCGAATGGACGTTTCGCCATCGGCGAGCGATTGAAGCCGGTCCTCGAGGCTGGTCGCGCCGCGGGACTGCTCGATTTCGATGACGCCGAGACGGCGTTCCGTACCTTCTTCGGCCTGGTCGGCCGCGATGTTCAGATCAGGTTGCTGCTGGGCGATGCGCTCGCCGCCGGCAAGGCCGAGATCCAGCACGACGCGGCCCGGGCCACCGATCAGTTCCTCGCACTTCACGGGCGGCCGAAGACCGCACCGAAAGCCTGA
- a CDS encoding DUF924 family protein has product MTQPTPPAAAKVLAFWRQAGPDKWFAKDETFDAEIARRFRPLVDAAARGELSDWEETPEGVYALLVLLDQFPRNLNRGSAHAFAADALAREVAGRAIARGFDEAFENPEKRFLYMPFMHSEDLADQERCVALSEASGDDDSTKWAIVHRDIIRDFGRFPHRNAVLGRESSTEEQRFLDDGGFSG; this is encoded by the coding sequence ATGACACAGCCTACCCCGCCCGCAGCCGCCAAGGTCCTCGCCTTCTGGCGGCAAGCCGGCCCGGACAAATGGTTCGCCAAGGACGAAACCTTCGACGCCGAGATCGCCCGGCGCTTTCGGCCGCTGGTCGACGCCGCCGCGCGCGGCGAGCTGTCGGATTGGGAGGAAACACCGGAGGGCGTCTATGCGCTGCTGGTCCTGCTCGACCAGTTCCCGCGCAATCTCAATCGCGGTTCGGCCCACGCCTTCGCCGCCGATGCGCTGGCGCGCGAGGTCGCCGGCCGGGCGATCGCGCGCGGCTTCGACGAGGCTTTCGAGAATCCGGAGAAGCGTTTCCTCTACATGCCGTTCATGCACTCGGAGGATCTTGCCGACCAGGAGCGCTGCGTCGCGCTGAGCGAAGCCTCGGGCGATGACGACTCGACCAAATGGGCGATCGTCCATCGCGACATCATCCGCGATTTCGGCCGCTTCCCGCACCGCAACGCCGTCCTCGGCCGAGAGAGCTCGACCGAGGAGCAGCGCTTCCTCGATGATGGCGGCTTCAGCGGTTGA
- a CDS encoding haloacid dehalogenase type II has product MKLTDFKVLTFDCYGTLIDWETGIWNALQPLISAGRLKLDREEALARFGKIESEVEEAGPSLRYSTLLAAVHARLARDLGVNIHADLNERFGGSVPDWPAFPDSAEALAYLKQHYKLVILSNVDRTSFAASNRKLGVTFDAIYTAEDIGSYKPAPRNFAYLLAHLEADLGLKAGDVLHTAQSLFHDHVPAERAGLARAWIDRRFGMVGSGATQIPANQPKVDFHFKSMAELAETHRKAAGA; this is encoded by the coding sequence ATGAAACTCACCGATTTCAAGGTTCTGACCTTCGACTGCTACGGAACGCTGATCGACTGGGAGACCGGGATCTGGAACGCGCTGCAGCCGCTGATCAGCGCTGGCCGGCTCAAGCTCGACCGGGAAGAGGCGCTGGCGCGCTTCGGGAAGATAGAGAGCGAAGTTGAGGAGGCGGGGCCGTCGCTGCGCTATTCGACGCTGCTCGCTGCGGTCCATGCCCGGCTCGCCAGGGATCTCGGCGTCAACATCCACGCCGACTTGAACGAGCGCTTCGGCGGCTCCGTGCCGGATTGGCCGGCTTTCCCTGACTCCGCCGAGGCGCTCGCCTATCTGAAGCAGCACTACAAGCTGGTGATCCTCTCCAATGTCGATCGCACCAGCTTCGCTGCCAGCAACCGCAAGCTCGGCGTCACCTTCGATGCGATCTACACCGCCGAGGATATCGGTTCCTACAAGCCCGCCCCGCGCAACTTCGCCTATCTGCTGGCGCATCTCGAGGCCGATCTCGGCCTCAAGGCCGGCGACGTCCTGCACACCGCGCAGAGCCTGTTCCATGACCACGTCCCGGCCGAGCGGGCGGGGCTGGCGCGCGCCTGGATCGACCGGCGCTTCGGCATGGTCGGGAGCGGGGCGACGCAGATCCCCGCGAACCAGCCGAAGGTCGACTTCCATTTCAAGAGCATGGCCGAACTGGCCGAGACTCATCGGAAGGCCGCAGGGGCCTGA